In the genome of Longimicrobium sp., the window TCAGCCCACGCTGGTGCAGGTGCAGAACAGCGCCTACCAGTTGATGTGCGAAGAGGTGTTCGGCCCCGTGGTGTCGCTGTACGTGTATCCCGATGCGCAGTGGGAGGACACGCTGCGCATCGTGGACAAGAGCACGCCGTACGCGCTGACGGGCGCCGTGTTCGCCACCGAGCGCGCGGCGCTGCTGCAGGCCGACCGCGAGCTGCGGAACGCGGCGGGCAACTACTACGTGAACGACAAGCCCACGGGCGCGGTGGTGGGGCAGCAGCCGTTCGGCGGCGCGCGGGCCAGCGGCACCAACGATAAGGCGGGGAGCATCCTGAACATGCTCCGCTGGATTTCGCCGCGCACCATCAAGGAAACGTTCGCCCCCGCGCACTCGTTCGAGTACCCGTTCATGGGCGAGAAGTAGCCGATCGGCCGGGCACGATCGGACGGATCACGACGAAGCGCCTCCGGGAAATCCCGGAGGCGCTTCATCTTGTGCGCTCGACTCGGCTAGGTTCCCGGCGCGGGGTCGCCGCAGCACGGGATTCGGAGCCCGACGGTGAACGGCAGGTACACGTTGGGCGCAGACTCGGTGCCCGAACCAAACGTCGAGAACGGCACCTCCAGCCGGGTCTGGGCGAACAGCGCCGCTCCGCCCACGTCCAGGTTCGTTCCCACGCCCACGCTGGCGCCGGGCACCAGCCCTTCGGAGTCGCCTCCCGCGGAGAGCTGGTACATGCCGGCTCCGATCAACCCGTACACGCCTGTGCCGGTGCCCCGCGGCGTATACACCAGCGTACCGCCGACGCTGGCCACCCGCAGATCCGGGCGTGACTCACCGCTCGGCCCTTCGATGCCGGAGTACGGCTTGCCGTTGAACTGGACGAAAGCGAGCTCGCCCCGGAACTGAAGCGTGGCATTCACATGGACCCCGGCGTATCCGAGCAGGTGCGGGCCGGGGCCTTGGCGCGTGTTGATTTCCGACACGGCTGCCGCGATCCCCGCTCCAATCCCGAACTCGTGCAGCTGTGCCCGCCCGGGGGCAGGAACCCCGGCCGCGAGAATGGTCAGCGCCGCCGCCGCGAGCACCCATCGCAGGGGCGACAACTGCAGCAGATCCCACGTGATCGTCTTCGTCATCTTCTCATAGTACAGGGCGTCGAGAAGAGCGTCGGGGAAAAACCCAGCTCCCTTCGCCCAAGTCCGTCACGTGTACCCGCAGAGTCCTCTGGGTTCCCCGAGGTCCGGACTGATGCGTCGTGCTGGACGTAGTGACGCCGTCAGTCGGACGGCCGCCGGGGCGCTTCGATTTCGTCCTCGCCGCGCGAAACGCCGAACACCGCACGCTTCCGCTGCGCATGTTTACAGACATTCCCAGTTGATTTTTTCCGAACTGCCGCTAGCTTCATCTATCCGAACATACACCGAATACACCAGCAGGTAGAAAGGGCGCAGGGGGTACGGGGCAGGACTCGCCGCCCACTTGGCGGCGCACGGCGACAACCTTGGCGGGAAACAAAACGAATGGCAAAAGCACATACGCTGGTCGACAACTTCAACGACAACAGCGTCGACACGAGCAAGTGGATCGTACCCGCGGACGTACGCATTCGCGAGATCAACCGGCGGATCGAAATCCGCCCGCCCGGCAACCAGGCGTCGGGCCTGCTCTTCCGGTCGGTGGCGTTCTACGACCTGACGGAGTCGGAGATGCGGGTGGAGCTTGTGCGGCCGCTGAACGCGGCCGAAGGGGTGCGCTCCGGGATGGCGGCGCAGGAGGCCAGCGGTGAATACGTGGCCCTGTGGGTGGACGACGACGAGGTGGAGTGCGTGCAGTCGGCCGGAGGCATCTTCACCCGGCTGGAGCACGTGCCGTACGACCCCGTGGCGCACCGCTGGCTGCGGCTGCGCGAAACGGCCGGCGCGCTCTCGTGGCAGGTTTCGCCCGACGGCGTAGACTGGACGACCCTGTACCGCAGCGGAAGCCCCATCGACACCACGGCGGTGCAGCTGCTGATCGGCACCAGCATCGGCGCGGTGGTGGCCTCGCCCGGGTTTGCGGTGTTCGACAACTTCAACGTGCAGGAGACCGGTATCGCGCGGCGGGTGGAAGAGCGCCGGCTTTCGGCGCGCGACGTCCGCGTGCAGGCGGCGGAGCTGGCGGCCTCGCGCGAGCACGAGGAGCACGCCAACAACAACGACGAGGTGAGCTACCTGGCCACCCCGTTCGCGGGCAACTACTCCAAGAGCCTGCGGCACGACCTGCTGGGCGATCCGGACCCCGCGTCGTACGCCAGCCTGGTGCGCGCGCTGGAAAGCCGCGACCCGGCGGACTTCGAGGAGATCATCCTCACGCAGGCGGGCAGTCCCATCAAGCTCACCAATCCGCAGGCCGGGCTGGCGTTCGACCTGGAAGGCCCCGACGCGCAGGCGCTCACGCAGCCACCCGCGCCGCGCTTCGACAGCGCCATCGCCGCGCACGAGGCGGGTGAGCTGTACTGGATGGCGGTCGCCCGCGACGTGCCCTTCAAGCAGTACGGCACCAGCCCGGAGATCGCCGACGCCGTCGCGTCGCTGAACACCGAGTTCCCGCAGTTCGGCGGCACGACGCCGGTCACAGCGCAGAACGTCTTCCGCGGCATCTTCGCGGGCGAGCAGGTGGGCCCGTACGTGTCGCAGTTCCTGCTCAAGGGCAACGTCGACCCGCGCAAGCCCGCCGGGCAGGGCCGCGACGCCACCGACGGGTTCATCTCGTACGGCGCGCGGAACATCGACCAGCGGCTGTTTTCTGCCACGCCGGGAGTGGACTACCTGCACGAGGAGTTCGCCGCCTGGCTCGACGTGCAGGACGGCCAGGACACGCGCGGGCAGGACACGTTCGAAACCACCAAGCGGTTCATCCGCAACCTGCGCGACGGTGCCACGTTCGTGCACTTCGACCAGGTGGTGGACGCGTTCTACAACGCCGCGTGGATCCTGATGTCGGAGCCAGCGGGCAACCAGCTGACCAACGCCGGGCGCACCGGGCGTCCGCAGATCGAGAGCGAGTTCCCGTACGACCAGGGCAACCCGTACATGCCCCCGGCGCCCGCGGACCGTTCCCGCACGCAGGGCGGCTTCGCCACCTTCGGCCCCACGCACCTGCTGCAGGTGGTGCCCGAGGTGCTGGGCCGGGCGCTGCGGGCCGTGTGGTGGCAAAAATGGGGCGTCCACCGCCGGCTGCGTCCCGAGGAGTACGGCGGACGTGTGGACAACTGGCTGTCGGCCCGCCGCGACTACCCCCTGGACCCCAGCATCAAGAACTCGCTGCTGACGGGGGGCCTCTCGGAGTACTATTTCGGCGCGAACAAGCGCTTCCCCGCCACCTACCTGCTGCCGCAGGCGTACCCCGAGGGCGCGCCCACGCACCCGGCGTACGGCGCGGGGCACGCCACCGGTTCGGCGGCATGCATCACCATCCTCAAGGCGTTCTTCGACGACACCAAGGTCATCGAAAACCCCGTGGAGGCCGCCGCGGACGGCCTGTCGCTGGTCACCTACACGCCCGCGACGGGCGAGCCGCCGATGACGGTGGGCGGCGAGCTGAACAAGCTGGCCGGCAACGTCTCGCTCTTCCGCAACGGGGCGGGGGTGCACTGGCGCAGCGACCACACCGAGTCGCTGCTGCTGGGCGAGCGCATCGGCATCGCGCTGCTCCAGGAGATGAGCCTGGGCTTCAACGAGGACGATGCGTTCTTCGAGATCACCCGGCTCGACGGCAACCGCATCCGCATCTTCGACGGCAAGGTGGTTCCCGCGCTCTGAGGCATTGCGAGGGAAGAGCGACGGGAGCCGCGGAGGGGCAGAAGACCCCTCCGCGGCTCCCGGTTCGTGCCGGGTTGAGCATCGGGAACGTGCTTCGCTGGAGCTGCAACGAACCACGGAGGGAAGCGTTCGCCCGACCTTCAATTGTTTAGTGACACTAAATGCTTGACACGTCATACCTCGCGACCTACCCCTTCGTAAGACGGAGAGGGCGGAAACCCACGAACGGGAAAGGGGCGAGATTCAGGCAAGCGCGACATCGCAGCGTTTCCGGCAGCACATTCATGTGGATCCCCAGGAGCCGAGCATGCC includes:
- a CDS encoding vanadium-dependent haloperoxidase, which encodes MAKAHTLVDNFNDNSVDTSKWIVPADVRIREINRRIEIRPPGNQASGLLFRSVAFYDLTESEMRVELVRPLNAAEGVRSGMAAQEASGEYVALWVDDDEVECVQSAGGIFTRLEHVPYDPVAHRWLRLRETAGALSWQVSPDGVDWTTLYRSGSPIDTTAVQLLIGTSIGAVVASPGFAVFDNFNVQETGIARRVEERRLSARDVRVQAAELAASREHEEHANNNDEVSYLATPFAGNYSKSLRHDLLGDPDPASYASLVRALESRDPADFEEIILTQAGSPIKLTNPQAGLAFDLEGPDAQALTQPPAPRFDSAIAAHEAGELYWMAVARDVPFKQYGTSPEIADAVASLNTEFPQFGGTTPVTAQNVFRGIFAGEQVGPYVSQFLLKGNVDPRKPAGQGRDATDGFISYGARNIDQRLFSATPGVDYLHEEFAAWLDVQDGQDTRGQDTFETTKRFIRNLRDGATFVHFDQVVDAFYNAAWILMSEPAGNQLTNAGRTGRPQIESEFPYDQGNPYMPPAPADRSRTQGGFATFGPTHLLQVVPEVLGRALRAVWWQKWGVHRRLRPEEYGGRVDNWLSARRDYPLDPSIKNSLLTGGLSEYYFGANKRFPATYLLPQAYPEGAPTHPAYGAGHATGSAACITILKAFFDDTKVIENPVEAAADGLSLVTYTPATGEPPMTVGGELNKLAGNVSLFRNGAGVHWRSDHTESLLLGERIGIALLQEMSLGFNEDDAFFEITRLDGNRIRIFDGKVVPAL